cgGGAAAGTTGTAAACAGTATTTTAtgaaagatttaattataaacaataataaatgaaaatagttacgtgaataatataaataagggAACACTCTAAACGATTAAAGCtgaatctttaatattttttgtataaattaacatgcattttctaatttttcaaactgCATGTTGAATACTTTTGGTCCtgaaacacagttctaaattgaataGTAATATCatgattaaattaacaatttaataatactgatgccAATAAGTATCTTTTAAACACAATATTGTTTTGCGAAAAACatgtatgaaaatatatataattatgaaattatttaattagtggaatcaattaatttatccaatttgaaaaaaatatataaaatataatgtatgaagatatattatgttttatatatttttttcaaattggataaattaattgattttagattttttgattaattttccaCTGAATTAATGCTCATGAATATAGCCAAGGCGAGTGAAATACACGAAATGCTCTCTTTGAATTTATTGCTTGTCAGGTTTTACGATCTAAATGGCGACGGTTGTATTACGAGAGAGGAGATGCTGGTCATAGTATCTGCAATTTACGACATGGTGCAGAACGCGCAAACCATCCAGTCCGTAATTAACAAGCAAGTGGACAGATTCTTTGAGAAAATGGATGCGGATAGAGATGGCATAGTCTCCAGAGAAGAATTCATGAGCGGTTGTAAAAATGTATGGGAATATATCTcactaaaaataacattattcgTACTTAGCACTAGAAAGTCCTATTTAAGGTTGGGTATACATTATGACtgaaagttatcaaaatttaaactaCTTCTTAAGTTTACCTAgagattttatgaaaattctattttttacagGATGCTGTTATGTACAACCagttgtttttatttaacaatatctgGTGATGGAATGAAAATAATCTTAAgagattaataaataacttatacttgattattaaaatatttacaaaagtcCATCCTTTATCCCTTTTCACTCTTGAAGAGTACATATATCACATTATTTGTATTTCCCTAATACCTTAtagtacataaatttatatttgcattatGTAAACAGTTTGATATCatcttaaattttatacatactcAGAACAATCTTTTTTGTAGAATGTAAAATACACAGGCGAGAAAAAAGGCAAATGCCAATGCAAGCAGTGCTTTATCAGTTACTTCTCGTCTACCGTATTTGCCTAACAATTTCCCTGATTGTACTATAGCTTGTTGCTGATGCTCCAATTCATCCTTAGTGTTGCCAACCTTGTCCGAAGATGTTACTGAAACAACCAATATacagaataatattaattatactactaagaaaaacaattacaatttattttttttcttttaagtaacaattatctttaagaaagaataattttttgataataatcttaaaatcacaaattttactcatcataaattttagaaaaactaaatttttatttaacttaatattcttgaagTATTTACTCTCTGTCTATAATCTGACTCTTTTTTCGCATAAGCAAACTTTCACACTCAATGttcaattctttaaattaaataaagattttaacattTGAGCTAATAAAACTATTTGTTAATGTAATAAAGGTGTTAAAAGTTCTTTCcagattttttgaaaacaaaaaagacaaattaaagaatagaattattaagattcagaatatattaaatttgcttAAGATAGATTTGTGAATagaagttataaaattcttgaaacaaataatatttacttattcaagtaaaaatatatttatatttttctatatatagaACAGTGAGAGGAGATTTGCCATTGAGCAACAATATATAGGATACATACGTAGAGTATCCAGTGTGTCGGCGCTTCTTTGAGTTGTTTCAGCTAAATGCCTGGAGATGCTAAGCAACTTGTCTGTTACTTGGCTGGATGCATTCGTTAAACTCTGCTTGTCATGCCGTTTACGAAGAGCGTTTTGTCGCTCCTCTGGTATGGAAAACAGATTCTCCCTTGCCAGTTTGTCAATGACACAAGCACTGACAACATTGGCTTTGCGGAAGGCTGCCAGGGAAGTAGTCAGCTGCTCCTTGTAGCTCTCCACAGCGGACAACAGCTCGACCTTCTTCTTCTGATCCGTCTCGGTTTCAGCGATAGATGCCAAATGCTCTATGGAGAATTTTAAGGCTGCTATCTTTGCTCTGCCTTCCGCATTGAGTTCGTCCAGGTCTTCCAGTGGCCCATTGCATTGCTGTATATCCTTTATGATAAATAGaatgtttattaaacgtaaatcGTTGGTTAAACTTATCATAATGTAACTCGCGACATATTTCTCGTTAAAGTTAATACAATTCTGCTATGGATCAAATGAAATTGAGGTTATACTCTATGTACCACGACGATATATACCCACTTGTATTAAAGCGTTCACTTGAAGCTGATATTTGACGATGTCTTGACGTATTAAATCCACTGCGTAATTATCGGGATCCATTGACAATGCGAATTATTCTATCCCTGCATTTATACaacatacatacgtatgtatatatatgctcATCTGACGCAGGCAGATGCCGAGCTGTCAATGAA
The DNA window shown above is from Solenopsis invicta isolate M01_SB chromosome 10, UNIL_Sinv_3.0, whole genome shotgun sequence and carries:
- the LOC105197065 gene encoding vesicle transport protein SEC20; this translates as MDPDNYAVDLIRQDIVKYQLQVNALIQDIQQCNGPLEDLDELNAEGRAKIAALKFSIEHLASIAETETDQKKKVELLSAVESYKEQLTTSLAAFRKANVVSACVIDKLARENLFSIPEERQNALRKRHDKQSLTNASSQVTDKLLSISRHLAETTQRSADTLDTLLTSSDKVGNTKDELEHQQQAIVQSGKLLGKYGRREVTDKALLALAFAFFLACVFYILQKRLF